Proteins encoded within one genomic window of Citrobacter amalonaticus Y19:
- the tssI gene encoding type VI secretion system tip protein VgrG — protein MSLKGLRFTLEVDGLMEMATAVVSFRLAQHYSAPFLLKVDIASGLPDLVATDFLEKNAVLTVWQGSVAQRYVSGIVSEVILGENNHWQMRYHLTIVPPLWRGGLRQNFRIFQQQDIRTISSTLLTENGITEWTPVFYEPHPAREFCVQYGETDLAFLTRLWSEEGIFFFDWHAPEGPEQKLVLCDDVAGVSPAGEMPFNPNTTTEVSTECISQFRYQAQIRPSSVETQDYTFKTPGWPGYYNRDGENLNGQLTQYEIFDYPGRFKDEQHGQAFARYQMDGWRNNAETATGCSNSPKLWPGKRFTLTTHPSDTLNREWQVVNSVLTGEQPQALHGSQGKGTTLSNHFSVIPADRTWRVPPLPKPCVDGPQSAIVTGPAGEEIFCDEHGRVRVRFHWDRYCPGNEDSSCWVRVSQAWAGTGFGNLAIPRVGQEVIVDFLNGDPDQPIVMGRTYHQDNRSPGSLPGTKTQMTIRSKTYKGSGFNELRFDDATGKEQVYIHAQKNMDTEVLNNRTTDVKVDHTETIGNNQTITVGLGQTVTVGKKNAGGHDQTITVAHDRSITVRNDQTLKVTNDRRVDVSHDDGLYVANDRKVTVDGRQEHKTTGDHISLVAGKHSLEVKGDLARKITGELGIKARDTVVLEGGGKITLKVGASFVVIHAGGVDITGPRINLNGGGSPGTPVGTLQPAVLKALMDEDNGSSGTESTEPPRKNVQDTFSSPPPRKDMVPPQRRGRFSR, from the coding sequence GTGTCTTTAAAAGGACTGCGTTTTACACTGGAAGTTGACGGACTGATGGAAATGGCCACCGCGGTGGTGAGCTTCCGTCTGGCTCAGCATTACTCAGCCCCCTTTCTGCTTAAGGTGGATATCGCCAGCGGCCTTCCTGACCTGGTGGCGACCGATTTTCTCGAAAAAAATGCCGTACTGACTGTCTGGCAGGGCTCCGTGGCACAGCGTTATGTCAGTGGCATCGTCAGTGAAGTCATCCTCGGTGAAAATAACCACTGGCAGATGCGCTACCATCTCACCATCGTCCCTCCACTCTGGCGCGGTGGCCTGCGCCAGAACTTCCGCATCTTCCAGCAGCAGGATATCCGGACTATCTCCTCCACCCTGCTCACTGAAAACGGCATCACTGAATGGACCCCGGTGTTTTATGAGCCCCATCCGGCGCGTGAGTTCTGCGTCCAGTACGGTGAAACCGACCTCGCATTTCTGACCCGCCTGTGGTCAGAGGAAGGTATCTTCTTTTTTGACTGGCACGCGCCGGAAGGGCCGGAGCAAAAACTCGTGCTGTGCGACGATGTCGCCGGAGTGTCTCCGGCAGGAGAGATGCCGTTCAACCCGAACACCACAACAGAGGTCTCCACAGAATGCATCAGCCAGTTCCGCTATCAGGCGCAGATACGACCGTCTTCCGTCGAGACTCAGGACTACACCTTCAAAACACCGGGCTGGCCCGGCTATTACAACCGCGACGGCGAAAACCTGAACGGCCAGCTCACGCAGTATGAAATCTTCGATTATCCGGGACGCTTCAAGGACGAGCAGCACGGGCAGGCTTTTGCCCGCTATCAGATGGATGGATGGCGGAATAATGCAGAGACCGCGACCGGTTGCAGCAACTCACCGAAGCTGTGGCCGGGAAAACGTTTCACCCTGACCACACATCCTTCTGACACGCTGAACCGGGAATGGCAGGTGGTGAACAGCGTCCTGACGGGTGAGCAACCGCAGGCACTGCACGGCAGTCAGGGCAAAGGCACCACGCTGTCTAACCACTTTAGCGTCATTCCGGCAGACAGAACCTGGCGCGTCCCTCCCCTGCCCAAACCCTGCGTGGACGGCCCGCAGAGCGCCATTGTCACCGGCCCGGCGGGCGAGGAAATCTTCTGCGACGAGCATGGCCGGGTGCGGGTACGCTTTCACTGGGACCGTTACTGTCCGGGCAACGAGGACAGCTCCTGCTGGGTGCGGGTGTCGCAGGCGTGGGCGGGAACCGGCTTCGGCAATCTCGCCATTCCGCGCGTCGGCCAGGAGGTGATAGTCGACTTCCTCAACGGCGACCCGGACCAGCCGATAGTCATGGGCCGCACCTACCACCAGGATAACCGCTCACCGGGAAGTCTGCCGGGCACGAAGACGCAGATGACCATCCGGTCGAAGACCTACAAGGGTAGCGGGTTTAATGAACTGCGTTTTGACGATGCGACCGGGAAAGAGCAGGTCTATATCCATGCGCAGAAGAACATGGATACGGAGGTACTGAACAACCGCACCACCGATGTGAAAGTGGACCATACCGAAACCATCGGCAACAACCAGACGATAACGGTGGGGCTGGGCCAGACGGTGACGGTGGGTAAGAAGAATGCCGGCGGGCATGACCAGACCATTACGGTGGCCCATGACCGGAGCATCACGGTGCGTAACGACCAGACGCTGAAGGTGACGAATGACCGGCGGGTGGACGTCAGCCACGATGACGGTCTGTACGTGGCGAATGACCGTAAGGTGACGGTGGACGGCAGGCAGGAGCACAAAACCACCGGCGACCATATCAGCCTGGTGGCGGGTAAACACAGCCTTGAGGTGAAGGGCGACCTGGCGAGGAAAATTACGGGGGAGCTGGGGATAAAAGCACGGGATACCGTCGTACTGGAGGGCGGCGGTAAAATCACCCTGAAAGTGGGCGCTTCATTTGTAGTGATACACGCGGGAGGCGTGGATATCACCGGCCCCAGAATCAACCTTAACGGCGGGGGAAGTCCGGGGACGCCGGTAGGGACGCTGCAACCGGCGGTGCTGAAAGCGCTGATGGATGAGGATAATGGTAGTTCTGGAACCGAAAGTACGGAGCCACCACGGAAAAACGTCCAGGACACCTTTAGTTCTCCTCCCCCCCGTAAAGACATGGTACCGCCACAACGGCGCGGAAGATTTTCACGATAA